The Paenibacillus uliginis N3/975 genome has a window encoding:
- a CDS encoding 3-oxoacyl-[acyl-carrier-protein] synthase III C-terminal domain-containing protein, with the protein MQRIRLKSIDIYHPNHSIDNEFYISHYKAKGKDITNFLEFMGRESRYVIDNDTENGLTMGIEAARRVLAKAGLTGEDMDMIMFSTQVPETTYPSNAMFVHAAIQGKSDALVMDSNANCAGMTVAVDHASRYMSGNPDCKRALVIGSDYNTLLCNSEDEITYANYGDAACAVILEQSEEEEGLIDCQYSTHSILPEKIMYPAQGLAKMVKEEADGKSIQWLPFDGHLAMPPTFTLLDKLLSRNGLTAQDVKAYCFSQFSMGNILKIQEHLELDDSQIVYVGDRFGYTGTSSPFIALYEGIESGRIQRGDTVCFWTIGCGFQLVAMLWKY; encoded by the coding sequence ATGCAGCGTATTCGGTTGAAATCAATCGATATCTATCATCCGAATCATTCGATAGATAATGAATTTTATATTTCTCATTACAAGGCGAAGGGTAAAGATATAACGAATTTCCTGGAGTTCATGGGACGGGAGAGTCGTTATGTCATCGACAATGATACGGAAAATGGTCTGACGATGGGGATCGAAGCTGCGCGTAGAGTGCTTGCGAAGGCAGGTTTGACCGGAGAAGATATGGATATGATCATGTTCTCAACCCAGGTGCCAGAAACGACGTATCCGTCTAATGCGATGTTTGTGCATGCTGCCATTCAAGGGAAGTCTGATGCCCTTGTGATGGATTCCAATGCGAACTGTGCTGGGATGACGGTTGCCGTTGACCATGCCAGTCGTTACATGAGTGGTAATCCGGACTGTAAAAGAGCGCTCGTTATCGGTTCTGACTACAATACATTGCTCTGCAACTCCGAAGATGAAATCACGTATGCCAACTATGGAGATGCGGCATGTGCTGTCATTCTTGAGCAGAGTGAAGAGGAAGAGGGCTTAATCGATTGCCAGTACTCCACACATTCCATCCTTCCGGAGAAAATTATGTATCCGGCACAGGGACTGGCAAAGATGGTGAAGGAGGAAGCGGACGGCAAGTCGATTCAGTGGCTGCCTTTCGACGGGCATCTGGCAATGCCACCGACCTTTACGCTGCTGGACAAGCTGCTGAGTCGAAATGGTTTAACCGCTCAGGACGTGAAGGCTTACTGCTTCTCACAGTTTTCCATGGGTAATATTCTGAAGATCCAGGAGCATCTTGAACTGGATGATTCCCAAATTGTTTACGTTGGTGACCGCTTTGGATATACCGGAACTAGCAGTCCGTTCATTGCACTTTATGAAGGCATTGAAAGCGGGCGGATTCAGCGCGGTGATACCGTTTGTTTCTGGACCATTGGCTGTGGTTTTCAGCTGGTGGCCATGCTCTGGAAGTATTAA
- a CDS encoding Gfo/Idh/MocA family protein, with protein sequence MGKLKIGVIGAGSISQYHLGGYAAHQDTEIYAVCDLNQERAEQKAKEFGASKVFTDYHELLALPEIDAVSICTWNNSHAEISIAALEAGKHVLVEKPLCKTVDDALRVEEAVRKSGKILQVGFVRRYAENTQILKKFIDASDLGEIYYAKASCLRRLGNPGGWFADVERSGGGPLIDLGVHVIDICWYLMGKPKVVSVTGNTYNRLGNRSNVEHLSFYQAADYDSSKNSVEDMANALIRFENGASLMVDVSFTLHAKQDELSVKLYGDKGGAELEPELSIVTEKHNTILNFEPQIDNSTFNFIGAFNNEVATFAESILGTKTTLSPVEDGVEMMKILCAIYESAETGKEITFK encoded by the coding sequence ATGGGGAAATTAAAGATTGGCGTTATCGGTGCAGGATCGATATCCCAGTATCATTTAGGAGGTTACGCCGCTCATCAGGATACGGAAATCTATGCGGTTTGTGATCTGAACCAAGAACGTGCCGAGCAAAAGGCAAAGGAATTTGGCGCATCCAAGGTATTTACCGATTATCATGAGCTGCTGGCACTGCCTGAAATTGATGCGGTCAGCATCTGCACTTGGAACAATTCGCATGCTGAAATCAGCATTGCCGCGCTGGAAGCGGGGAAACATGTACTGGTGGAGAAGCCGCTATGCAAAACCGTGGATGATGCGCTGCGTGTTGAGGAAGCCGTTCGCAAAAGCGGAAAAATTCTTCAGGTTGGATTCGTCAGACGTTATGCGGAAAATACACAAATATTGAAAAAATTCATCGATGCATCGGATCTCGGTGAAATTTATTACGCGAAAGCATCCTGCCTTCGCCGGCTCGGGAACCCGGGCGGCTGGTTTGCCGATGTAGAGCGCTCCGGCGGCGGGCCGCTGATCGACCTTGGAGTCCATGTTATCGATATTTGCTGGTACCTGATGGGTAAACCGAAAGTGGTATCTGTTACAGGTAACACGTACAATCGTCTCGGCAACCGTTCCAACGTAGAGCACTTATCTTTCTATCAAGCGGCAGATTATGATTCCTCCAAAAACTCAGTTGAGGATATGGCAAATGCTCTTATCCGTTTTGAGAACGGTGCTTCTCTGATGGTGGATGTGAGCTTTACGCTGCATGCGAAGCAGGACGAGCTCTCCGTGAAGCTGTACGGTGACAAAGGCGGGGCCGAGCTTGAACCTGAGCTGTCCATTGTGACGGAGAAGCATAATACCATCCTGAACTTTGAGCCGCAGATTGATAACAGTACGTTTAATTTCATCGGCGCTTTTAACAACGAGGTGGCGACCTTTGCAGAGAGCATCCTTGGCACGAAGACAACACTCAGCCCAGTGGAAGATGGCGTGGAAATGATGAAAATCCTGTGTGCAATCTATGAGTCTGCTGAAACAGGCAAGGAGATTACTTTTAAATAA
- a CDS encoding Gfo/Idh/MocA family protein, giving the protein MNSLRIGLIGLDTSHALAFTRLLHDTEDAYHVPGARVVAAYPGGSPDFSLSISRVNGFTEDIKQKYGVRIMDTPEEVAEHCDALMLLSADGRVHLDLFRKIAPYGKPVFIDKPLALQSSEAEEIGAIAARHGVPVMSSSSLRYAVSLTQELDREGKGNVIGADVHGPMEVESTQSYYFWYGIHAAEMLFAIMGPGCREVIVSSTEVHELITGTWDDGRIGTVRGNRGGNFMFGALIHRTTGSDYVDAAASGKPFYADLLEQVMPMFASGKTVLPFEQSVEIIRFLEAAEESRTTGCTVKL; this is encoded by the coding sequence ATGAACTCACTCCGGATTGGCTTGATTGGTCTTGATACCTCACATGCCCTGGCATTTACACGGTTACTGCATGATACAGAAGATGCTTACCATGTTCCGGGGGCCCGTGTCGTTGCGGCATATCCGGGCGGATCACCGGATTTCTCACTAAGTATTTCACGGGTTAACGGCTTTACGGAAGATATCAAGCAGAAATACGGTGTTCGGATTATGGATACACCGGAGGAGGTCGCAGAGCACTGTGATGCCCTCATGCTGCTGTCAGCTGACGGCCGGGTGCATCTAGACTTGTTTCGAAAGATAGCTCCTTACGGAAAGCCTGTATTTATAGATAAGCCATTGGCACTGCAATCATCCGAAGCGGAAGAGATCGGCGCAATTGCCGCAAGGCACGGCGTTCCGGTCATGAGTTCCTCTTCTCTTCGGTATGCGGTCAGCTTGACTCAGGAGCTTGACCGTGAAGGGAAGGGCAATGTTATCGGAGCGGATGTTCATGGTCCGATGGAAGTAGAAAGTACTCAATCTTATTATTTTTGGTATGGAATTCATGCAGCGGAAATGCTCTTTGCCATCATGGGACCGGGCTGCCGGGAGGTAATTGTGTCTTCTACTGAAGTCCATGAGCTGATTACGGGAACCTGGGATGACGGACGAATCGGCACGGTACGCGGAAACCGCGGTGGTAATTTTATGTTCGGTGCTTTGATTCACCGTACGACCGGAAGTGACTACGTGGATGCTGCGGCGTCTGGCAAACCGTTCTATGCGGATCTGCTGGAGCAGGTTATGCCAATGTTTGCATCCGGAAAGACGGTTCTTCCGTTCGAGCAATCCGTTGAAATTATTCGATTCCTTGAGGCTGCGGAAGAGAGCAGAACAACGGGCTGCACTGTAAAACTATAA
- a CDS encoding AraC family transcriptional regulator has translation MRRLYIDIVHSPPQGQMDLSLLFFGKEECVPGHSWGPGLRDSYILHYVHSGCGVFTIHDQTYRLHAGQGFLIPPGVLVYYCADEQDPWTYSWFGFRGLHAKSLLQRSHLSSHHPIFQVAYMSKTEATERGSVTGFETYHDELMAAREERSRDVLSLSILYRLMAELIQSSPEALAQPKPSVSKEAYVRQAIEFIENNYSQRISVMDIARSVGLDRTYLSGLFKSQFGLSLQTFLLEYRMNRAAELLQNKELSISDISRSVGYIDPFLFSKMFKKVTGLSPRHMRNGERYK, from the coding sequence ATGCGACGCCTTTATATTGATATCGTTCATTCACCGCCGCAGGGACAAATGGACCTGAGTCTACTGTTTTTCGGCAAGGAGGAATGTGTGCCAGGTCACTCCTGGGGACCGGGTCTGCGTGATTCCTACATCCTTCATTACGTCCACAGCGGCTGCGGTGTTTTCACCATACATGATCAGACTTACCGCCTGCATGCAGGACAAGGGTTTCTGATTCCGCCAGGCGTTCTTGTATACTATTGTGCCGATGAACAAGATCCGTGGACATACTCCTGGTTCGGTTTTCGGGGACTTCATGCAAAGTCCCTTCTGCAAAGATCACATTTGTCATCACATCATCCTATCTTTCAGGTTGCCTACATGAGCAAAACCGAAGCCACGGAGAGGGGGTCTGTTACCGGATTCGAAACTTATCATGATGAACTGATGGCAGCCCGCGAGGAAAGAAGCCGTGATGTGCTCAGCCTGAGTATCCTGTACCGGTTAATGGCCGAGTTAATTCAGAGTTCTCCGGAAGCGCTGGCACAGCCTAAGCCCTCGGTTTCAAAGGAAGCCTATGTACGGCAAGCCATTGAATTTATCGAGAATAATTACAGCCAGAGGATCAGCGTTATGGACATCGCACGCTCCGTCGGGCTGGACCGGACCTACTTGTCAGGCCTCTTCAAATCGCAGTTCGGCTTGTCCCTTCAGACATTTTTGCTGGAATACCGGATGAACCGTGCAGCTGAGTTGCTGCAGAACAAGGAGCTGTCGATCAGTGATATTTCAAGATCCGTCGGATACATTGATCCGTTTCTCTTCTCAAAAATGTTCAAAAAAGTGACCGGCTTATCGCCTCGCCATATGAGAAATGGAGAGAGATATAAATAA
- a CDS encoding dihydrodipicolinate synthase family protein, with product MIEANRLSPEKAKALAEGLVIPAHPLALDSNRKLDERRQRALSRYYAASGAGGIAVGVHSTQFEIRDKGIDLYEPVLRLAAEETERAKLDRPYIMVAGVCGPTEQAVNEAQIARNLGYDAALLSMGGLADMSELDILKRTKVIADIMPVIGFYLQPSVGGKIFSFDFWCQFAEIPNVVAIKMAPFNRYQTIDVARAVCYSSRRDEISLYTGNDDNIINDLLTTYRFNVDGKIVEKPMIGGLLGHWAVWTRKAVEQLEEIKQVRRGAIPPEWLTRNVEVTDCNAAFFDPAHQFHGCIPGIHEVLRRQGLLEGTWCLNPNETLSPGQSEEIDRVYRDYPHLNDDDFVKEHLEKWLAE from the coding sequence GTGATTGAAGCAAACAGATTGTCACCAGAAAAAGCAAAGGCACTTGCAGAAGGCCTTGTTATCCCGGCGCACCCTCTTGCACTCGATAGTAATCGCAAACTGGATGAGCGCCGTCAGCGGGCTCTGTCACGGTATTATGCAGCATCCGGTGCAGGCGGCATAGCGGTAGGGGTACACTCCACTCAATTTGAAATCCGTGATAAGGGCATTGATCTGTATGAACCGGTACTTCGTCTTGCGGCGGAAGAGACGGAACGGGCGAAGCTGGACAGACCATATATTATGGTAGCTGGTGTTTGCGGACCTACGGAGCAGGCTGTGAATGAAGCCCAGATTGCCCGCAATCTTGGATATGACGCTGCTCTGCTAAGTATGGGCGGACTGGCTGACATGAGTGAGCTGGACATTTTGAAGAGAACGAAAGTTATTGCAGACATTATGCCGGTAATCGGGTTCTATCTGCAGCCTTCCGTCGGCGGAAAAATCTTCAGCTTCGACTTCTGGTGCCAATTTGCAGAAATTCCGAATGTCGTGGCGATAAAGATGGCACCATTTAACCGTTATCAGACGATTGATGTGGCACGTGCGGTTTGTTATTCTAGCCGGAGGGATGAAATTTCCCTTTATACGGGTAATGATGATAATATCATCAATGACCTGCTCACAACTTACCGTTTCAATGTGGACGGTAAAATCGTTGAAAAGCCGATGATCGGAGGTCTGCTCGGTCACTGGGCCGTCTGGACCCGTAAAGCGGTAGAGCAGCTGGAGGAGATCAAGCAGGTACGCAGAGGGGCTATCCCTCCGGAATGGCTGACACGAAACGTTGAGGTTACGGATTGCAATGCGGCTTTCTTTGATCCGGCGCACCAATTCCACGGATGCATTCCGGGTATTCATGAAGTTCTTCGTCGCCAGGGACTGCTCGAAGGTACCTGGTGTTTGAACCCGAATGAAACATTGTCACCGGGACAGTCAGAAGAGATTGACCGTGTGTACAGAGATTATCCTCATCTCAACGATGATGATTTTGTTAAAGAGCATTTGGAAAAGTGGCTGGCTGAATAA
- a CDS encoding sugar phosphate isomerase/epimerase family protein, whose product MKLTNKIGVIVDSFGVGVYEGLKKAKEVGAEGVQIYAVKGEMDPAVLTPAAKKDLKSALDGLRLEISALCGDLGGHGFQDKTVNAQKIEKSKRILDLAMELGTNVVTTHIGIVPDDKDSEVYSVMQSACEELCQYASSMNAYFAIETGPEPAAHLKSFLDTLSGKGVSVNFDPANMVMVTGDDPAQGVHILKDYIVHTHVKDGVRNRDFVDPRIVYGALGFDGMDHEKVAQLVTSGELFAEVPLGEGKVDFDGYFQALNDIGYKGYLTIEREVGNQPEEDIRKAVQFIRTYR is encoded by the coding sequence GTGAAATTAACGAACAAAATCGGAGTGATCGTAGACAGCTTCGGCGTAGGTGTGTATGAAGGCTTGAAGAAGGCAAAGGAAGTTGGAGCTGAGGGTGTACAAATATACGCGGTTAAAGGTGAGATGGATCCAGCTGTTCTGACACCCGCGGCCAAAAAGGATCTGAAATCCGCTTTGGACGGACTCAGACTTGAGATCTCCGCACTTTGCGGCGATCTTGGCGGACACGGTTTCCAGGACAAGACTGTAAACGCGCAAAAAATCGAAAAATCCAAACGTATCCTGGATCTCGCTATGGAGCTGGGAACGAATGTTGTTACGACGCATATCGGAATTGTGCCTGATGATAAGGACAGTGAAGTGTACAGCGTGATGCAGTCGGCATGTGAGGAACTGTGTCAGTATGCAAGCTCCATGAATGCCTATTTTGCGATTGAGACAGGCCCCGAACCGGCTGCCCATTTGAAATCATTTTTGGATACACTCTCTGGCAAAGGCGTATCGGTCAACTTTGATCCGGCAAATATGGTTATGGTCACCGGCGATGATCCAGCTCAAGGTGTACATATCTTGAAGGACTACATTGTTCATACCCATGTAAAGGATGGCGTCCGTAACCGCGATTTTGTAGATCCGCGGATTGTATATGGGGCTCTTGGCTTTGATGGTATGGATCATGAAAAAGTTGCTCAACTCGTTACATCGGGCGAGTTATTTGCCGAAGTGCCTTTGGGTGAAGGCAAGGTTGATTTTGATGGCTATTTCCAGGCGCTGAATGATATCGGTTATAAAGGGTATCTGACGATTGAAAGAGAAGTTGGCAATCAGCCGGAAGAAGATATCCGGAAAGCGGTTCAGTTTATTCGCACATACCGTTAA
- the sdaAB gene encoding L-serine ammonia-lyase, iron-sulfur-dependent subunit beta — MRFKDVFSIIGPSMVGPSSSHTAGAVRIGRAARRIFGAFPEQAEIVFYGSFAETYRGHGTDLAVVGGLMDFATDDMRIRNSIDLAEAAGMALTFKTAQNVAFHPNTVMLKLKDKEGREDVVAGASIGGGNVEILGVNGFDVKFTMNYPVLVVFHKDTPGMVAHITRILDGGGVNIGYMDVDRKGRGGEAVTVLETDEAVPHGLMEHIRGLGNVHRVVFADLTSEEVTE; from the coding sequence GTGCGTTTTAAAGATGTGTTTTCAATTATTGGACCGAGTATGGTAGGTCCGTCCAGCTCCCATACAGCGGGCGCTGTGCGAATAGGCAGGGCAGCGCGGCGCATTTTTGGAGCGTTTCCCGAACAAGCGGAGATCGTGTTCTATGGTTCTTTTGCCGAGACCTATCGTGGACACGGGACCGATCTGGCGGTCGTTGGCGGTTTGATGGATTTTGCTACAGATGATATGCGCATTCGAAATTCAATCGATCTTGCAGAAGCTGCAGGAATGGCTCTCACATTCAAGACGGCTCAGAATGTTGCTTTTCACCCGAATACGGTGATGTTGAAGCTGAAAGATAAGGAAGGCCGGGAAGATGTTGTTGCCGGTGCTTCCATCGGAGGCGGCAATGTTGAGATTTTGGGTGTTAACGGTTTTGATGTGAAATTTACGATGAACTATCCGGTATTGGTCGTATTTCATAAGGACACGCCGGGAATGGTCGCTCATATCACCCGAATATTGGACGGTGGAGGCGTAAACATCGGATATATGGACGTAGACCGCAAAGGCAGAGGCGGGGAAGCTGTTACGGTCTTGGAGACGGATGAAGCGGTGCCTCATGGTCTCATGGAGCATATTCGCGGATTGGGCAATGTCCATCGTGTCGTATTTGCGGATTTGACGTCAGAGGAGGTTACAGAATGA
- a CDS encoding NAD-dependent epimerase/dehydratase family protein — MKTVAELEAKLAEPSEQLIADLSTIEGDILILGVGGKMGPSLARLAANAVREGGLNKRIIGVSRFSNADARRELEEAGIETISCDLLNDEELQKLPDAANVIYMAGNKFGTTGREYFTWAMNSYLPGRVAEKYKNSKIVVFSSGNVYPFSPVGSGGVNEAVSPEPLGEYAQSCLGRERVFEYFSHQNGTPMTIYRLNYAIDMRYGVLLELAKSINEDRPINLAMGHANVIWQGDANEMALRCLKHCSNPPEIINITGPETMSIRWAAEELAKRMGKEVNFTGTESETALLNNATKSHQLFGYPKVSLLQMIDWTAEWIQSGGDTWNKPTHFQERKGKF, encoded by the coding sequence ATGAAAACCGTTGCGGAATTAGAAGCAAAGCTTGCTGAGCCATCAGAACAGTTGATTGCCGATTTGAGTACGATAGAAGGAGATATCCTGATTCTTGGCGTCGGCGGCAAGATGGGTCCGAGTCTGGCAAGACTGGCTGCCAATGCTGTCAGAGAAGGCGGATTAAATAAACGGATTATCGGTGTATCCCGGTTCTCCAATGCCGACGCAAGACGTGAACTGGAAGAGGCCGGAATCGAAACGATCTCATGCGATTTATTGAATGATGAAGAGCTGCAGAAGCTGCCGGATGCGGCTAACGTGATTTATATGGCAGGTAACAAGTTTGGCACAACGGGCCGTGAGTATTTTACATGGGCAATGAACTCTTATCTGCCGGGCCGTGTGGCTGAGAAATACAAAAATTCAAAAATCGTCGTATTCTCCTCAGGTAATGTGTATCCGTTTTCACCAGTAGGGAGCGGCGGCGTAAATGAAGCTGTGTCTCCTGAGCCGCTCGGTGAGTACGCACAATCGTGTCTTGGAAGAGAGCGTGTCTTCGAGTATTTCTCCCATCAAAATGGAACACCAATGACGATCTACCGTCTGAACTATGCGATTGACATGCGTTACGGGGTTCTGCTGGAGCTGGCTAAATCCATCAACGAAGATCGTCCGATCAATCTTGCAATGGGACACGCGAACGTGATCTGGCAGGGAGATGCCAACGAAATGGCGCTGCGCTGCCTGAAGCACTGCAGCAACCCGCCGGAGATCATTAACATTACCGGACCGGAAACGATGTCTATCCGCTGGGCTGCCGAGGAACTGGCCAAACGTATGGGGAAAGAAGTTAATTTCACGGGCACGGAATCCGAGACGGCTCTGCTGAACAATGCAACGAAATCCCATCAGCTGTTCGGTTATCCGAAAGTATCGCTGCTGCAAATGATCGATTGGACGGCAGAGTGGATACAATCCGGCGGAGATACATGGAACAAACCAACACATTTCCAAGAGAGAAAGGGGAAATTCTAA
- the sdaAA gene encoding L-serine ammonia-lyase, iron-sulfur-dependent, subunit alpha: MKFSTLQQLTECCREDGVTIGQLMLREQAKETGKSEEETFKMMADYYNIMKEAVHRGIHEPVLSRSGLTGGDAVRVNEYMLGGVSSLGTEACTAMAYALSVSEVNASMGRIVATPTAGSCGIIPGVFVSAQERFAWEDEHLVMGLFSAGAIGYVIANNSFISGAEGGCQAEVGSAIGMAAGALTELRGGTPEQAVHAVGLALKNSLGLICDPVGGLVEIPCIVRNGFGAVTALAAADMALAGVRSVIPSDEVVGVMLEVGTAMPAKHRETAKGGLAQTPTGKKILKDLYGKDGKNVKEKGAKSTKKKEDESK, encoded by the coding sequence ATGAAGTTCTCTACATTACAGCAGCTGACGGAATGCTGCCGCGAGGACGGGGTCACGATCGGACAGCTGATGCTCCGTGAGCAGGCTAAGGAGACCGGGAAGAGTGAAGAGGAAACTTTCAAGATGATGGCAGACTATTACAACATCATGAAAGAAGCGGTTCATCGTGGAATCCATGAGCCTGTTCTGTCTCGGAGCGGTTTAACCGGCGGTGACGCGGTGCGTGTCAACGAGTATATGCTAGGAGGCGTTTCTTCCCTTGGAACAGAAGCCTGTACCGCGATGGCTTATGCTTTGTCCGTATCTGAAGTGAACGCCTCTATGGGTCGTATTGTAGCCACACCGACGGCTGGGTCATGCGGCATCATACCTGGCGTTTTTGTCAGTGCACAGGAAAGGTTCGCTTGGGAAGATGAGCATCTCGTCATGGGGTTGTTCAGTGCTGGTGCTATTGGATATGTCATCGCGAACAATTCGTTCATATCCGGTGCCGAGGGCGGCTGTCAGGCTGAGGTTGGTTCAGCCATCGGCATGGCAGCCGGTGCGCTCACGGAGCTGAGAGGCGGAACACCGGAGCAGGCGGTGCACGCTGTCGGTCTGGCTCTTAAAAATTCCCTCGGGCTGATTTGTGATCCAGTAGGCGGGCTTGTAGAAATTCCGTGTATTGTTCGAAACGGCTTTGGTGCTGTAACGGCACTTGCTGCTGCAGATATGGCGCTTGCTGGCGTCCGCAGCGTTATTCCGTCCGATGAAGTGGTTGGGGTTATGCTTGAGGTCGGAACGGCGATGCCTGCTAAACATAGGGAAACGGCTAAGGGCGGACTTGCGCAGACTCCTACAGGAAAAAAGATTTTAAAGGATCTGTACGGCAAGGACGGCAAGAACGTGAAGGAGAAAGGCGCCAAGAGCACCAAGAAGAAGGAGGATGAGTCGAAATGA
- a CDS encoding extracellular solute-binding protein, with protein MSKKWFSMALVLTMFASLLAACGGGKEATPEKGTETPPKETTTPADPNQYGDTGGLTLPLVDKPTKITWMLPSDKTDINTSLIAKEIEKRTGITVDFQAYSKATYKDKIRVVVASGKLPDIFHGLFPDELKKIGKQKAVVAINEYVDMLPNFKKLYMEENPWVLSSYGDEEGNLYSWPIHNLNRDVNHGFMYRKDIFDEVGIKEWTNTDEFYQALKALKEKYPDSYPYASKYKEFIFREWSYGWGISGTNYPMYYDESAKVWKFASIQPEHKEMLDFMKKLYNEGLLDPEFLTDTQESWTSKMTTSNKAFVTYDWIGRLDMFYNQIKDTNPKYDLRYGNPVGPAGNGMSLPKIDASFGIAVTNNDKKEAALKLLDYLTSPSGATLVTMGVEGETFKMEGDKVVYPELTDVPLVDISVLEDRYGLWLEGMYLNPDRRSVYYNFTEKEQEAQDKRMNANSFEPLDPVLNFTDAESAILAELQVNLEKSSNEFNSKYVLNKNYGDAKWAEWQKTAAKQGADKMAEIFNAAQQRFDAATK; from the coding sequence ATGTCAAAAAAGTGGTTTAGTATGGCACTGGTTTTAACGATGTTTGCATCGCTTCTTGCTGCTTGTGGCGGAGGAAAAGAGGCCACTCCTGAAAAAGGCACAGAAACCCCACCTAAAGAAACGACAACACCGGCAGATCCTAACCAATATGGAGATACAGGTGGTTTGACACTGCCGTTGGTTGACAAACCAACCAAAATCACTTGGATGCTGCCGAGTGACAAAACCGATATCAACACTTCGCTCATCGCCAAAGAAATCGAGAAGCGTACGGGGATTACCGTTGACTTCCAGGCCTATTCCAAGGCAACCTACAAAGACAAAATAAGAGTGGTTGTGGCTTCGGGTAAACTGCCGGATATTTTTCACGGACTCTTTCCGGATGAGCTGAAGAAAATTGGCAAGCAAAAAGCCGTTGTAGCCATTAATGAGTATGTCGATATGCTTCCGAACTTCAAGAAATTATACATGGAAGAAAACCCATGGGTGCTTTCCTCTTACGGCGACGAGGAGGGGAATTTGTATTCGTGGCCGATTCACAACCTGAACCGGGATGTAAACCATGGTTTTATGTACCGGAAGGATATTTTTGACGAAGTGGGCATTAAAGAATGGACCAATACGGATGAATTCTACCAGGCTTTGAAAGCACTGAAAGAAAAGTACCCTGATTCTTATCCTTACGCTTCCAAGTACAAAGAATTTATTTTTCGCGAGTGGTCGTACGGCTGGGGAATCAGCGGTACAAACTATCCGATGTATTATGATGAATCCGCTAAGGTTTGGAAGTTTGCAAGCATTCAACCTGAACATAAAGAGATGCTGGACTTCATGAAAAAACTTTACAATGAAGGATTGCTGGATCCTGAATTCCTGACCGATACCCAGGAAAGCTGGACGTCCAAAATGACAACAAGTAATAAAGCGTTTGTAACATACGACTGGATCGGACGTCTTGACATGTTCTACAACCAAATTAAAGACACGAATCCTAAATACGATTTGAGATACGGGAATCCGGTCGGACCAGCAGGTAACGGCATGAGTCTTCCAAAAATTGATGCCAGCTTTGGTATTGCTGTAACGAATAATGATAAAAAGGAAGCTGCCCTGAAGTTGCTGGATTACCTGACTAGCCCATCTGGCGCTACGCTTGTCACTATGGGTGTGGAAGGCGAAACATTCAAAATGGAGGGCGACAAAGTCGTATATCCAGAGCTGACCGACGTTCCTTTGGTTGATATCAGTGTGCTGGAGGACAGATACGGTCTGTGGCTGGAAGGCATGTACCTAAACCCTGACAGACGTAGTGTTTATTACAACTTCACTGAGAAAGAACAGGAAGCCCAAGACAAACGCATGAATGCGAACAGCTTCGAGCCGCTGGATCCGGTATTGAATTTTACGGATGCCGAATCCGCTATACTTGCCGAGCTTCAGGTCAATCTTGAGAAAAGTTCCAACGAGTTCAACTCGAAATATGTTCTGAACAAAAACTACGGGGACGCAAAATGGGCTGAGTGGCAAAAAACAGCCGCTAAACAAGGTGCCGATAAGATGGCCGAGATTTTCAACGCCGCCCAACAGCGTTTTGACGCAGCCACAAAATAA